Within Rissa tridactyla isolate bRisTri1 chromosome 4, bRisTri1.patW.cur.20221130, whole genome shotgun sequence, the genomic segment GGCCTGGTGGGCTTTTCTGCCGTCCTCCTGGGGCGGCTCTTTCCATTATCCTTTATCTGTCTCCATCAAAGCTTGTGCTGTCCTTTCACCCTTGATAGTGGCCTTTGCCTGGTTTCTGCATTACTGACACAAAAATCTCACCGTAAAAAACCTGGTAAGAGCCCCGGCTCCGTCTTCCAATCGCTTTCTAAAATAAAGGAACCTCCGCTGCTACATCCGAAGCCCGTTGGTACCTTCATCCCTCCTGGGTACAACCTCGGGTCCCGGCGTTCGGCACACGGCATTAAAGGATTGCTAAATCCTTTAACGCTCTACAGAGCCCTTCACATCTttgagccatttttttttcccctgatgtgCCGTCACCATTTCCCAAACATCCCCcattcctctgcctcctcttctccGGCGCCCGTCCCCTCCTTACCGCAAACCACAGCTCCCGCTTGGCCCATATtaaattttccccttttctcctgaATCCAGGCCAAAATTAGGAGCACCCTCCGTTAATCTCTCCCAGACAAGCCCAGGGAGGTTTCCCTGCATTTGGACAACGAGTTCCCATGACTCATCACCGGAGCTGCCTCTGAGGGCTGGTGGGATGCGATATCACATCCCGCTGGTATCTTAGCAATTCTGCACGGGTTCGGAAAAACCTTCTCCATCTTCTCCCCGTTTCTGGAACCATCTTTATCCTGCCGGTTCCTTCCCCGTCTGCCGGGCAGCCTGGCTTAAGGCACTCGGATCCCTCGGTGCCCgccggagcagaggctggggTGGCACAAGCTCAGAGCGTATCAGAGCTGCCACCAGCTATTTCCCCTCCACCTAAAGCTGGAAGGCATTTCGGGAAGTGCCATGCTTCAACCCATAACTCTGCTTCATTTTCGCAAGCTCTGGGGCAGTGACTGTTGTTCCcgctcctttttcctttcccttccataCGTATCATCCTGACAATCTTCTGGCAGCTCCCACTCTAATTCTCCTCTTCCCGCAGCTATGTTTCATTTCTCTGTCCTACGCCGCTTTTGCAAGCATCCAAATTTAGCTTCGCGTTGCCCCTTGGAGGTTCCCCCTGCTGCGAGGTGAACGCCGCAGCCAGGCAGTGTTCCCTGCGGGAAACTGCAGCTTCCCTCCGATTTCCTGAATTTACAGGAAACTAATTCCAGCCGGCTCTGCTCCTGGAGAGCTGCGGGGTCCTACTTGTCCCCTAAAGACACGGGAGACTGGAAATGGGGAGGAGAAAAGTGACAGCCGGAATAAGGAGACccaaagagggaggaggaggtggctccGTGACTTTTCCTACCAGGATAAAGCTGGTAAAAGGCTCGGGGACCCCAAGCAACGTGCGGTTCCTCTGGAAGGGCTGGAAATTCGGGGGCTCGGTGTTTTTTTCAGCCCAACCCAGGACCTgttgttggggggagggggtgagctGCCGGCGCCGGGGAGGTgagaggcaggagaggggccgCGGCGGCTGCGAGCATCAGTGCTCTTGCCTAAAGCcgccttttctccccccaaaaccaGCTCCTTCCTTGTGAGCTGGCCATCCCGGGAGCGCGGGGGGATTCCGCCGCCCACGCGGGCGGTGCTGTGGgggccggctggcgcggcggcggggaaagaggaagaaagggtgTGCCGGATGTTAGGTAGAACCTCTTTTTCCGAAACAAAATCCAGCAACGTGTGAGACGGAGACCTCAGGCAGCGCCCGGATCCTTCCGGCAGCGCCCCGGCATCCCGCCGCCCGGTGAGCCCCGTCTGGTTAGAATCCTCCAGCAATGGTGGGGGGGtggttttcagtttttttttctctttcccgtGCCCCATCCCAGAGGGAACATCCCCACGGTGCCAGATCCTGCTCTGGTGACCCTGCCACGCTGGGGTGactgtccccagcctgtccagTGCAGGAAGAACCGAGACAAACTCAGTGCCCAGCTCCGAATCCTCTTACCACGGGGCAGCCGTGATCTCTAACCTTCGGTTCTTTCAGGTGACACCCCGTGATGGCAGGGGAAGAGCGTCCGTTAGCTGCTCTCCTACGAGCACTGCAGGGCCTCGCACCCAAGGACTTCCAGGAGTTTAAGAAGAAGTTATCGAAGGTTCACGTGGAAGGAGAATGGAATATCCCCAAGGATTCGCTGGCCAAGGCCGCCCACCCCTGCGCGCTTGTCAGCTGCATGGGCAAGAACTACAGCGAAGGCGCCGCACTGGACGTAGCCATTGGGCTGCTTGAGGAGATGAACCAGAGGGACCTCACGGAGAAACTCCTGGAGGAGAAGGTGAAAGGTGGGAAGCCAGCgtacattttgctttcctttgcctctttttcccTTGAGTGATCCTGGAGacaggtagaatcatagaattgcagaatggtttgggttggaagggaccttaaagctcatctcgttccgacccatgggcagggacacctcccactagagcaggttgctccaaGGCCCATCCAAAGTACTTGGTACCGTGATGGTACTTGAAGGTCTTGAAGGTACAAGTTGGTGAGAGCAGGTTTTGGCTTCCCGGGGAGCCTGGAAACACGAAGATGTCCCGCCGTGATCCCATTAGCATGGGGGCTGTAGCGACCTCTTCTCTTGCTGTCCCCACTTATTGCCGGGCTCCCCCTTCTTCTGGAGCAGAGCCTTCAGCGCCCAGCACcgcccagcaggcagctgggcagAGCCTTTCCTCCTGGGATGGGGATGAAGGACATCTTTGCAAACCTCACTTTTGGGAACGCTTTGGAGCTGGAGCATCCTAGGAGCCCAGGGACGGTGCCATCGGCGCCAGGGGCACAAGCAGGGGATGGAGGCTTCAGGCGGCCCCAGGCAATTGCGTTTCCTCCCAGGGTGGATGAGGGTGGCTAAACAGGGGTTGATGGATCAGGATGATGGGGAGacccaggacaggacaggaccCCCCCCTCAACTGGCCAGAGGCCATAAATTCTCACAGACTATATCCTTATTGCCTCGGCCAGACTTAGGGAAGCCCTGAGCTTCAGAACAAGTGTCCAAGTGTCCCGATGGTGTGTCGGGAGGGTGGTTGGGCTGGTCAGGAGCTCCTCGGGAATCCGGTGGTGCTTGGGACTGACGCTGCTTCTCGCCAGCGCAGAGTACAGGCGGAAATACAGGGAGCACGTGGTCCGGGAATTCTTCCGGTATAAAGAAGTGAACTCCTGTCTCGGGGAGAACCTGTCTGTCAGCAGCCGCTACGCCGACCTGACCATCGTCAGGAAGCCTTGGAGCAAGCACGGAGGTGAGCACGAAGCTGTGGGCGCCAACCACGGACGTGCCGACGCCAGCAACAGACCAGCCACCATCACCGTCACCACGCAGACGCTGTTTAAACCTGATGAAGATGGGCAAACGCCGCAGGTCGTGGTGCTGGTGGgggccctggggatggggaagaCGATGACGGTCAGGAAGGTGATGGTGGAGtgggtggaagggaccttctaCACGCAGTTTGACTACGTCTTCTGCATAGACTGTAAAGACATCGCCTTTACCAAGGAAGCGAGCGTGGTAGACCTCATTTCAAAGTGCTGCCCTCACAAGCGAATGCCAGTGGGGAATATCCTGGATGACCAGAAGAAGATTCTGTTCATTTTTGATGGCTTCGAGGCCCTGGGATTTTCCTTGGTTCAGCCCGAAGATGAGCTGAGCTCTGACCCCAGGGAAGTCAAGCCGCTGCAAACCACCCTGATGAGCTTGTTGAAGAAGACTGTTCTCCCCGAGTCCTCCTTGCTCATCACCACAAGGCCAACGGCTCTTCAAAGCCTGGGGCGGTGCCTGGAGGGTGAGTATTATGCGGAAATACTGGGATTTTCGGCAGCCATGAGGGAGGAGTATTTCCACAGGTATTTTGAGAATGACAATAAAGCCACTGCGGCCTTCAGGTTTGCAAGAGGCAACAAGGTCCTCTACAGTTTGTGCATCATCCCCGTCATGAGCTGGACCGTCTGCACCATCCTTGAACAGGAGctttacaagaagaaaaaccTCACCGCGTGCTCTAAAGCCACCACGCGGATGAGCATGTTTTACCTCTCCCGGTTGATGAAGTGCAGAGACAGGGACGACGCGCAGGACCTCCAGCAGTTCCTGCGCAAGCTCTGCTCCTTGGCTGCCGAGGGCGTCTGGAAGCACAAGGTCCTCTTTGAGGAGAAGGAAATCAAGGACCGTGGCTTGGACCAGCCAGAccttctccccctcttcctcaACGAGAAGATCTCAAAGAAAGGTGTAGGCCATGGGAACGTCTACAGCTTCACCCACCTGCACCTCCAGGAGTTTTTTGCGGCGATGTTTTACGTTCTTGAGGACGATGAGGAGATGGTCGGCGACTCGAGGGCTCTTGCGAAGGATGTAAATATGTTATTAGAAAGCTATAGCGAGTCCAGGAAGGATTTGAACTTAACGGTGAGGTTCCTGTTTGGTCTCCTAAGCCAAAAATCCATAGAGTATGCGGATGAAACCATCGGGTGCAGAATTTCACCACTGGCCAGGGAAGATATGCTGAGCTGGCTTCAGGGGAGGCACAGAGGCATCTCCCAGCCTGGCCAAGCACTGAAGGTTACAGACTTGGACACTTTCCACTTTTTGTTTGAGATGAATGACAAAAGCTTCGTACAAAGTGCATTGAGTCATTTCACCGACGTAGACTTGCAGGACATCAAGTTGACCCTCTACGACCAAATGGCTTTTTCCTTCTGCGTCAGGcagtgggctgggctgggctgcgtCACCCTCCGGGGATGCTCCTTCCACCAGCAGGAGCCCTGGGAGGAGCTGGCTGTGTCGGGGCCTTGGTAAGTACTGCCCCTGTCTGCTCTAGCCACCCAAAATCGCAAAGATTTCTCCTTCTCCACCCCAACGGCTGGTTTTTAAAGGCATTTCAGTTCCTTCCACCCAAAGACCAACTTGTCCTTCCCCTGGAGGTTTAGTTCCTCAGTGGAGGATTTCACTTTTTCTCAGGGATAATAAGGGCCACAGAGGCTCCTCCGTCCACTTGATGGAGATGGAGCTTCTAAGCTCAACCTCCCCAGCCCAAAAAGGCTCCTCTGCGCCTGGGCGTTGGTTCAGCTTCACGTCCCCCTTCTCGCATCCAAAGGGGAGGTCCCCACTGCTGACATTTGCTCCTTCACATCTCCCAAGCCATGGAGGTCCCTCCTGAGGAAAACCTCCCATGAGCTGGTGTCAAACTCTGCCTGGGGGTGGTTGTGTGCTGGCCCCGAAGCCGGGATCTCCCGATGCTGGCGATGGCTGCCCATGCCCCCCCCCGGTTCtctgtccccctgcagctccgGTGCCTCGGGAGCCGGAGGAGGTCCCCGTCCCCTCGCTGAGCGGTGGCAGGAGGAGCCGCAGGCCCCCATCCGCCCGCTCTGCCAGGCGCTGCGGCACCTGGGCAGCGGCCTGCGGGCACTCCGGTAAGAGCTGAAATGGTGGCCACGGTGCTGCTGCCAGCGTGTGGCCACCATTGGCCATGGGTTGGTGTGGTCCTTCCACGCTGATTGACCATGGGTGGTTGTGGTTCCTCCGTGCTGATTGGCCATGGGTGGGGGTGGTCCCTGTGTGATGATTGGCTGTGGATGGGGGTGGTCCCTCCATGCTGATAGGCCATGGGTGGGTGTGGTGTGGTCCCTCCATGAGGATTGGCTGTGGGTTGGTGTGGCCCCTCCGTGGTGATTGGCCATGGTATGGGTAGGTGGGTGGAGCCCTTCCAAGCCGATTGGCCACGTGGTGGGTGGATGTAGTCCTTCCATGTTGATTGGCCATGGGTTGCTGTGGTCCCTCGATGCTGATTGGCTGTGAGGTGGGTGGGTGCGGTCCTTTCATTCTGATTGGCCATGGGTTGGTTGTGGTCCCTCTATGCTGATTGGCTGAGGGTGGGTATGGTCTTTTCATGCTGGTTGGCCAGATGATGGGTGGGTGTGGTCCTTCCATTCTGATTGGCCATGGGTGGGGATGGTCCCTCCATGCTCATTGGCCATGGTGTGGGCAGGTGGGTGGAGCCCCTCCATGCTGATTGGCCATATGGTGGGGTGGGTGTGGTCCCTCCATGCTGATTGGCTGCGCTAAGGGTAGGTGTGGTCCCTCCATGCTGAttggctggggggggtggggtggggagccGGGGCAGGTGTGACGAGCTGGTCCGTTCTCTGCAGCGTGACGAGCTGGTCCGTTCTCTGCGTCcctccccacaggctgcagtggtGCGGGCTGTCGGAGAGCTGCTGCGCTGAGCTGGCCGCGCTGCTGGCCCAACACCCCAGCCTGGCCCGGCTGGAGCTGGGCGACGGCGCGCTGGGCGACGGCGGTGTGCGCCTGCTCTgcgaggggctgcagcagcccggCTGCCGCCTCCGCGTCCTGCGGTGAGTAACCCCGATACCCCCCCGGGCATCCCCCCAGAAGCCCCGGGCATCCCCCCCGGCACCCTGTGGGCGTCTCCCAGGTGGCCAAAACCCGGGGTGGagcgcagggctggggaggaaccCCAAAAAGTCCCTCTGGGCTGGCATCGTCCCTCTGTCCCACTCCCCCAGGGTGAGGAGCTCAAAAGCAATGGCACCGGGGTGGAGACCGTCACCGGGGGGAACTCGGGCTGGCTCTGAGGGTCTCGTCTCTGGCAGGCTGTGGTACTCCCGCCTCACCAGCGCCTGCTGCGAGGACCTCGCCGCCGTGCTGGGCACCAGTCCCTGCCTGGAGGAGCTGGATTTGTCCTTCAGCGAGGGGCTGCGCGATGCCGGCGTGCATTTGCTGTGCGAGGGGCTTCAGCGCCGCAACTGCCAGCTGCAGACGCTGCGGTAAGGGGTCACGGCGCCGGTCggcgtcccctcctccccacccggAGCTGCTCACCAAGCGGCCGGTCAAACCCCGTGTCCCTCTTTGCCTCCATCCcacaggctggggagctgccGGCTGACGGGCACCTGCTGCCGAGCCCTGGCCGCTCGGCTGGTGGAGTGTCCCCGTCTCACCTGCCTGGACCTGAGCGACAATGAGCTGGGAGCCGAGGGcgtcctgcagctctgccagcagctccggCATCCCGCCTGCCCGCTGCAGACCCTGGGGTAAGGTGCCTGGCGTGTCCCCTTTCCATCCCTGGCATCCCCCTGCTGGCACACTGGGTCGGatgctgctgggcagggagggggataTCAGCATCCCAGCAaccaggagagcagagggtgTCGTTTTttcatcaaatcatagaatggtttgggtgggaagggaccttaaagatcatctcattccaccccctgccctgggcagggacacctcccaccagcccaggttgctccaagccctgtccaacctggccttgaacccctccagggatggggcagccacagcttctctgggcaacctgggccaggggctcaccaccctcacagcaaacaatttcttcccaatatctcatccaaatctcccctcttgcagtggaaatcccttccccctcgtcccaccgctcccctccctgctccagagtccctccccagctttcctggagccccttgagggcctggaaggggctggaaggtctccccggagccttctcttctccaggctgaacccccccagctctctcagcctgtccccacagcagaggggctccagccctcccagcatctccggggcctcctctggccccgctccaacagctccgtgtccttctgctgttggtgccccagcgctgggggcagcactgcaggggggtctcccagagcggagcagaggggcagaatccccccctcgcccccctgcccacgctgctggggatgcagcccaggacatggggtggtttctgggctgccagcgcacgtgttgagcttctcatccacccaCACCCCAcaagcccttctcctctccccccgcctTCATCCCCCGGCCTGGCTGGATTTTAAcagctcttctcctttttccccgTCTCCGTACAGCCTGAGCACGGCCGGGTTGCCGGAGGAAGCgtggcaggagctggctgccctGCGGGCACTGAAGCCCCACCTGAAGATCGGGTCCCTCctggagcaggaggtgctgcagaaGGGGGCCATGGCCCGGCTGCCCTTCCACCGCGGGGTCCTGccgggcgcgggggggccgggggccagGAAGGGGCTCCCCTCTTTCAGGAGAGCTCCTCGCAACAGCCCCAGCCAGTTCTAGCCCGAATTTCGGTGCTGCCGAAAGCGGGGGGAAGCCTCCCAGCGTGTGAGCCTGCCCCACACATGGGGGTCAGGGGAGGGGGTCCCGCTTGCGCCAGCCGAGGGTCAGGGCAGGGCTGCTCCGGGTCCTTCCCTTTCCCGTTTTCCCCACGGTGGGAATGGTTGTGGGTGTTGGCGATGCCAAATAaaggccctggggccagtccatGGCTCTTCCCTGTCCTCCCCCTGTCCCGCCATGCCCAGGGATGCGCCTGTGGGTCCggctcctgccccacatccccaaGGGACGGCCGATGTACCTGGCAGCGAGGTGCCAGCCCTGGAAGCGAGTGTTCACCCAGTTTGGGGttttaatagaggaaaaaaaagataaattcacaATGAAAGAATAACACATACCCGCCcccactccccccgccccccaagtgCTGCTCGCCCCCGCTGCCGGAGGGTCCCGGGAGCGGTTCTGCCGCTGCGCTGCGGTCCTGGGCAGGGAGCGGTGACCTCCTCTGCGGCCAGGGCCACCCCtccgtggggacagagccccgCCACCCCGCAGGCgtgtccccagggacccccccggtGTGGCCCGGCCATCCTCACAGCGATGTCCCCAGGGTGCCCACGCCAACGTCGTCATAGTTTGTGTCCCCCGGGGGGTCCCTCGTGTCTCCTGGGCGACTTGGCGGGGGGCAGCTCCCACCTTAGGGGACAGCAAAGGCTGGTCTCTTTGCGGGGGGGGCTGCTTCGTGTCCCCCCTGCCAGACCCTGGACGGGGTCTTGCCGCACTCCCCAGGGATTTGCCGCCGGCTCCCTGCCCGCCACCGCAGCCAGCCCCCCCAGAGGTGGCTCTGCAGGGAACAGGGCGGCCGTGGGCCCTCTTACCTGTGGGGgggacacagctccagctcctccgtgCCACCCCCTCGCAGATGTCCCCAGTGTCAGCAGCGGGGGGCTCTTCCAGCACGGCCGCGGCATCATCGTAGCCGTCGGGGGGGCCGTGCTCGGGCAGGGCGGTGGAGCCTGGGACAGGCACGGGGGGGATGGGGGTGAACCGGGGGCTATGGCGGGGGTCTGGCTGTGCCACCCCCCTCCGGCCACGCCACCGGAGGTGTCCTGGGGGCACGGGGCCTGCAAGCTCTcagccagagctgcagcagggatcaaccagcagggacaggtgatgctTTGCTGCGCGCTGAGAGCGGGGCTTGCCTGGGCGAGGGGGGGTCCGTGTCCCCTTGGCTCCCCAGCGCCCGGCCGTGtcccctctccccggggctccccacCAGGTTCCTGCCCTCTGCCCCTACCTGGGGCTGCCTTGGTGTCACGCTCCTCCACGCTGTCCCCGCTGTAATACGGCAGCTTTGCCCCGGACTCCTCCGACGGGGAGCCTGGGAGGGGGAGGACGGGCTGCTGGGGGTGACACCATGGGCAGCCACGGCCCCTCACCGCCGAGCGGGGCCGCGGTGGGACCGGGGACACCGCCACAGCGTGGGGACGAGCCGGTGCCGCACCACCAGGACCCGGCGCTAcggtggggctgagccccccccggcCTCGTCGGGAACAACCACGGGGCAcgggggggctgcacccacctGGGCGACTGGGCACCTCCTGGTACTCGGGCGTCAGGGCGTAGTCCAGCTCCTCGTAGATGGCATCCGAGACGGCGTCCACGGCTTTGCCGGGGCCTGAAACGACGGGCAGCGCTCACCCGGGTCGGTGGCACCGTGGGTGGCACCGGGTCGAGCCGCCCCATGGCGGGGGAGCCccgggacccccaaaccccccaaaccaccccctgCCGGGACCCACCTCGCCACCAGGCGCGAGCACGGCAGGTCTGCACAGCCACGGCGCCCACGGCCAGGCCCAGCAGCGTCCCCAGGACCACGCACAGGACCGTGAGCACCGACACGGTCCTCGCCGTCGCCACggtgctgctggggacatctgcGGGGACACGGCCAGGCGGTGTGACGGGGGGGAACCCGgccagcccggggcggggggctgccggcagGGGGGCAGAGCTACCTGGGCAAACCTGCGGGCTGCGGCTCCCCGGGGACGGGGTGGTCATCCCGCTCGTGCCTTCGATGTCCCCATCACAAGTGACGTGGGCGTCCCCGCCGGGGCTGCAGGCCTGCAGGCGCCAGGGTGCCGAGGGGCAGCGCCAGAGCGAGCGCGTCCCCTCCTCGCAGCTCACCCAGGCCAGccaggcgggggccggggcctgggccggggcggccaccagcctccccctggccccgcagcccagctgccaGCAGACGGTGGTGGCCGTGGCGGGGCTGGTGCCCTTGGCACACACGCGTCCCCACGTCCCGTTGTAGCGCACCTCCAGGTGCCCGCTGCAGAGGCCGCTGCCGCCCACCAGCCGCAGGGAGAGATGCTctgcaagggggtgggggggtgtcatgGTAGGGACGGGGCAGGACCCCCCTCGGGGCGATGGTCCCCCCCCGCTCTGGGGGTGCGCGGGCACTCACCTGAGCATTCGGCGCCCGCGCCACCACCGCGCCGGCAGCCGCGCCGCGCCAGGGCTGGGCAATCCCAGAGAGATGCCTCGGTGCCGGCGCAGCCACCGGCCTCCGGCCACAGCGGCCCCGT encodes:
- the LOC128909305 gene encoding NACHT, LRR and PYD domains-containing protein 12-like isoform X1, whose protein sequence is MAGEERPLAALLRALQGLAPKDFQEFKKKLSKVHVEGEWNIPKDSLAKAAHPCALVSCMGKNYSEGAALDVAIGLLEEMNQRDLTEKLLEEKVKEYRRKYREHVVREFFRYKEVNSCLGENLSVSSRYADLTIVRKPWSKHGGEHEAVGANHGRADASNRPATITVTTQTLFKPDEDGQTPQVVVLVGALGMGKTMTVRKVMVEWVEGTFYTQFDYVFCIDCKDIAFTKEASVVDLISKCCPHKRMPVGNILDDQKKILFIFDGFEALGFSLVQPEDELSSDPREVKPLQTTLMSLLKKTVLPESSLLITTRPTALQSLGRCLEGEYYAEILGFSAAMREEYFHRYFENDNKATAAFRFARGNKVLYSLCIIPVMSWTVCTILEQELYKKKNLTACSKATTRMSMFYLSRLMKCRDRDDAQDLQQFLRKLCSLAAEGVWKHKVLFEEKEIKDRGLDQPDLLPLFLNEKISKKGVGHGNVYSFTHLHLQEFFAAMFYVLEDDEEMVGDSRALAKDVNMLLESYSESRKDLNLTVRFLFGLLSQKSIEYADETIGCRISPLAREDMLSWLQGRHRGISQPGQALKVTDLDTFHFLFEMNDKSFVQSALSHFTDVDLQDIKLTLYDQMAFSFCVRQWAGLGCVTLRGCSFHQQEPWEELAVSGPCSGASGAGGGPRPLAERWQEEPQAPIRPLCQALRHLGSGLRALRLQWCGLSESCCAELAALLAQHPSLARLELGDGALGDGGVRLLCEGLQQPGCRLRVLRVRSSKAMAPGWRPSPGGTRAGSEGLVSGRLWYSRLTSACCEDLAAVLGTSPCLEELDLSFSEGLRDAGVHLLCEGLQRRNCQLQTLRLGSCRLTGTCCRALAARLVECPRLTCLDLSDNELGAEGVLQLCQQLRHPACPLQTLGLSTAGLPEEAWQELAALRALKPHLKIGSLLEQEVLQKGAMARLPFHRGVLPGAGGPGARKGLPSFRRAPRNSPSQF
- the LOC128909305 gene encoding NACHT, LRR and PYD domains-containing protein 12-like isoform X2: MAGEERPLAALLRALQGLAPKDFQEFKKKLSKVHVEGEWNIPKDSLAKAAHPCALVSCMGKNYSEGAALDVAIGLLEEMNQRDLTEKLLEEKVKEYRRKYREHVVREFFRYKEVNSCLGENLSVSSRYADLTIVRKPWSKHGGEHEAVGANHGRADASNRPATITVTTQTLFKPDEDGQTPQVVVLVGALGMGKTMTVRKVMVEWVEGTFYTQFDYVFCIDCKDIAFTKEASVVDLISKCCPHKRMPVGNILDDQKKILFIFDGFEALGFSLVQPEDELSSDPREVKPLQTTLMSLLKKTVLPESSLLITTRPTALQSLGRCLEGEYYAEILGFSAAMREEYFHRYFENDNKATAAFRFARGNKVLYSLCIIPVMSWTVCTILEQELYKKKNLTACSKATTRMSMFYLSRLMKCRDRDDAQDLQQFLRKLCSLAAEGVWKHKVLFEEKEIKDRGLDQPDLLPLFLNEKISKKGVGHGNVYSFTHLHLQEFFAAMFYVLEDDEEMVGDSRALAKDVNMLLESYSESRKDLNLTVRFLFGLLSQKSIEYADETIGCRISPLAREDMLSWLQGRHRGISQPGQALKVTDLDTFHFLFEMNDKSFVQSALSHFTDVDLQDIKLTLYDQMAFSFCVRQWAGLGCVTLRGCSFHQQEPWEELAVSGPCSGASGAGGGPRPLAERWQEEPQAPIRPLCQALRHLGSGLRALRLQWCGLSESCCAELAALLAQHPSLARLELGDGALGDGGVRLLCEGLQQPGCRLRVLRLWYSRLTSACCEDLAAVLGTSPCLEELDLSFSEGLRDAGVHLLCEGLQRRNCQLQTLRLGSCRLTGTCCRALAARLVECPRLTCLDLSDNELGAEGVLQLCQQLRHPACPLQTLGLSTAGLPEEAWQELAALRALKPHLKIGSLLEQEVLQKGAMARLPFHRGVLPGAGGPGARKGLPSFRRAPRNSPSQF